One Brienomyrus brachyistius isolate T26 chromosome 24, BBRACH_0.4, whole genome shotgun sequence DNA segment encodes these proteins:
- the ecsit gene encoding evolutionarily conserved signaling intermediate in Toll pathway, mitochondrial: MNCARRLARIAIRGFAPYARVTARESAKCLNPYGSGVQTLRAFHVGFGHLKDQPVSRGDEHPGHEGSLVTHDSLFEQAAVEAQTKAMFNRVLEVFVRKDIRRRGHVEFIYAALRKMPEFGVERDISVYNKLLDVFPKEVFVPRNFIQRMFNHYPRQQECAVQLLEQMENYGILPNVETKVLLVQIFGEKSHPMRKYQRLMYWFPKFMHANPYPVPRDLPQDPLDLARLSLTRVAADPDACVTVYQMPYTDVSETGADVSLPYIVGIQSLEQRSLLAKHDASRPVFVEGPFPLWLRKTCVHYYVLRAEPVPPEEKVQEPVDPERSFFYPLELNLDLERDLGDDDSFDVDEVEEGPIFAMCMASRGDQATLAKWIAGLQQTNPMLSRVPTLFRLESAPREIQRAGESEQVEPGLEDEPPHRQAMKQ, encoded by the exons ATGAATTGTGCACGCCGTCTCGCGCGGATAGCCATTAGGGGATTTGCACCTTATGCAAGGGTAACTGCCCGGGAGTCAGCAAAATGCCTTAATCCTTACGGGAGTGGCGTTCAG ACGTTAAGGGCTTTCCACGTGGGCTTCGGGCATCTTAAGGACCAGCCCGTTTCCAGGGGCGATGAGCATCCCGGACATGAGGGATCCCTGGTTACTCATGACAGCCTGTTTGAGCAGGCGGCTGTGGAGGCCCAGACCAAGGCCATGTTTAACCGCGTGTTGGAGGTCTTCGTTAGGAAGGACATTCGGCGCCGGGGCCACGTCGAGTTCATTTATGCGGCCTTGAGGAAGATGCCTGAGTTCGGGGTGGAGCGCGACATCTCCGTCTATAACAAGCTCCTGGACGTCTTCCCCAAGGAGGTCTTCGTGCCCCGAAACTTCATCCAGCGCATGTTTAACCACTACCCCCGGCAACAGGAGTGTGCAGTGCAGCTGCTGGAACAGATGGAGAACTACG GGATCTTGCCCAACGTGGAGACCAAAGTTCTCTTGGTGCAGATCTTTGGAGAGAAGAGCCACCCCATGCGGAAGTACCAGCGGCTTATGTACTGGTTCCCCAAATTCATGCACGCAAACCCGTACCCTGTCCCCCGGGATCTCCCGCAGGACCCGCTGGACTTGGCACGCCTCAGCCTGACCCGCGTAGCGGCGGACCCGGATGCGTGTGTCACCGTCTATcag ATGCCCTATACAGATGTTTCTGAGACCGGAGCAGACGTGTCGCTCCCCTACATTGTCG GAATTCAGAGTCTGGAGCAGAGAAGCCTGCTAGCCAAACACGATGCCAGCAGGCCGGTGTTTGTGGAAGGACCCTTTCCTCTGTGGCTGAGAAAGACCTGTGTGCACTACTATGTGCTGAGGGCCGAGCCTGTGCCGCCGGAAGAAAAG GTTCAAGAGCCCGTTGACCCAGAGAGGAGCTTCTTCTACCCGCTGGAACTCAACTTGGATTTGGAGCGAGACCTGGGCGATGACGACAGCTTCGATGTGGATGAAG TGGAGGAGGGTCCCATCTTTGCCATGTGTATGGCCAGCCGGGGGGACCAGGCCACCCTCGCCAAGTGGATCGCAGGCCTGCAGCAGACCAACCCCATGCTGAGCCGGGTGCCCACCCTCTTCCGGCTGGAGTCTGCCCCCCGGGAGATTCAGCGGGCAGGGGAGTCTGAGCAggtggagccaggcctggaagATGAGCCCCCCCACCGGCAAGCTATGAAGCAGTGA